The following coding sequences are from one Ovis canadensis isolate MfBH-ARS-UI-01 breed Bighorn chromosome 7, ARS-UI_OviCan_v2, whole genome shotgun sequence window:
- the LOC138443439 gene encoding purine nucleoside phosphorylase yields the protein MNGEGQTHRDGVFGTMENGFTHEDYQDTAKWLLSHTKHRPQVAVICGSGLGGLINRLTQAQTFDYSEIPNFPQSTVPGHAGRLVFGILNGRACVMMQGRFHMYEGYPLWKVTFPVRVFRLLGVETLVVTNAAGGLNPNFEVGDIMLIRDHINLPGFSGENPLRGPNEERFGVRFPAMSDAYDRDMRQKAHSTWKQMGEQRELQEGTYVMVAGPNFETVAECHLLQKLGADAVGMSTVPEVIVARHCGLRVFGFSLITNKVILDYESQGKANHEEVLEAGRQAAQRLEQFVSILMASIPLSQHSS from the exons ATGAACGGAGAAGGGCAAACTCATCGAGACGGCGTCTTCGGGACCATGGAGAATGG ATTTACACATGAAGATTATCAAGACACTGCAAAATGGCTTTTGTCTCACACCAAACACCGACCTCAAGTGGCAGTGATCTGTGGTTCTGGGTTAGGAGGTCTGATTAACAGATTAACTCAAGCCCAGACCTTTGACTACAGTGAAATACCAAACTTTCCCCAAAGTACAG TGCCAGGTCATGCTGGTCGACTGGTGTTTGGGATCTTGAATGGCAGAGCCTGTGTGATGATGCAGGGCAGGTTCCACATGTATGAAGGCTACCCGCTCTGGAAG gTGACATTCCCAGTGAGGGTTTTCCGGCTTCTGGGTGTGGAGACCCTAGTGGTCACCAATGCAGCTGGAGGGCTCAACCCCAACTTTGAGGTTGGCGATATCATGCTGATCCGTGATCACATCAACCTACCTGGTTTCAGTGGTGAGAACCCTCTCAGAGGGCCCAATGAGGAAAG GTTTGGAGTTCGTTTCCCTGCCATGTCTGATGCCTACGACCGGGATATGAGGCAGAAAGCTCACAGTACCTGGAAACAAATGGGGGAGCAGAGAGAGTTACAGGAAGGCACCTACGTGATGGTGGCGGGCCCCAATTTTGAAACTGTGGCAGAGTGTCACCTGCTGCAGAAGCTAGGGGCAGATGCTGTTG gcatgAGCACGGTACCAGAAGTTATAGTCGCAAGACACTGTGGACTTCGAGTCTTTGGCTTCTCACTCATCACAAACAAGGTCATCTTGGATTATGAGAGCCAGGGGAAGGCCAATCACGAGGAAGTACTAGAGGCTGGGAGGCAAGCTGCTCAGAGATTGGAGCAGTTTGTCTCCATTCTTATGGCTAGCATTCCACTGTCCCAGCACTCCAGTTAA